GTCTGATCACAACCTGGTTCACCTACAGCCACTGTACATCCCCCTGGTCCAAAGACAGCCGGTGACAACTCGCACCATCAGGAGGTGGTCCCCTGAGATGGAAAGTGCCCTGAGAGACTGTTTCGACACCACAGTATGGGATGTGTTGATCGACCCGCATGGTGAGGACATAGAGGGGATGACACACTGTCTGACGGAGTACCTCAACTTCTGTGCAGACGTGGTCTCCCCTGTCAGGACTGTCCGCTGCTACCCTAATAACAAGCCATGGGTAACGCGGGAAGTCAAGGCTGTCCTCAACAAGAAGAAGGCTGCCTTCAGGAGCAGGGACAGGGCGGCCATGAAGGCAGCACAGAAGGAGGTGAAACACTGTGTGAGGGAAGCTAAGGACAGCTATAGGAGAAAGGTGGAGCAGAAGCTGAGGGAGAACAACATGAGGGAGGTCTGGGAAGGTGTGAGGACCATCACAGGTCACAACACAAAGACCAGAGCTACAGGGGGGACAATGCAGACAACGGAGAGGGCGAACGAGCTGAATGACTACTTCAACAGGTTCAACCAGCCCtcgtcccccccaccaccaccaccaccaccaccatcaccaccaccaccaccaccacccccaccctcacaacagccatctctccttcttccctctACACACCTCCCCCCAGACACCAcaacatccccctcctccccccccacctcaacaCAATCCCCGTCTCACATCACCATAGACCAGGTCAGAGGACAGCTGAGGAAGCTCCAGCCCCGGAAAGCAGCAGGCCCAGACACAGTGTGTCCGAGACTGCTGAAGACCTGCGCAGCAGAACTGGGAGAGCCACTACAACGGATCTTCAACCTTAGCCTGCGGCTAGGGAGAGTGCCCACAATCTGGAAGACATCCTGCATCGTTCCGGTTCCGAAGAAGAACAGGACCAGCGAGCTGAATGACTTCCGACCGGTGGCACTCACTTCACACCTGATGAAGACGTTGGAGCGGctcttcctcaacctcctcAGACCCCAGGTACAACACGCCCAGGACCGCCTGCAGTTTGCGTACCAGCCAGATGTTGGTGTGGAGGATGCCATCCTCTACATGCTACACCGAGTCCACTCCCATCTGGATAAGGGAAGCGGCACAGTGAGGATTCTCTTCTTGGACTTCTCCAGTGCCTTTAACACCATCCAGCCCCCTATGATTCACGACAAACTACAGAACGAGAACTACATCAACAtgtaatgtatgatgactatatgctctgtaaggtgaccttgggtgtcttgaaaggcgcctctaaattaaatgtattattatttattattatttattattaaactGAACAGGATGGGAGTGGAACCCTATTTGGTGGACTGGATTGATGATTACCTCACTGACAGGCCACAGTACGTCAGGCTGAAGGACATCACGTCTGACACTGTGGTCAGCAGTACTGGAGCCCCCCAGGGTACAGTGCTGGCCCCTCTTCTCTTCACTCTGTATACCTCAGACTTTTGCTACAACTCTAAGCTATGTCATCTACAGAAGTACGCCGATGACACAGCCATCGTTGGGTGTATTAGGGGTGACAGAAAGGAGGAGTATCGGAGTCTGGTGGGGGACTTTGCTCTCTGGTGCCACACTAACCGGCTACAGCTCAACACCTCTAAGACAAAGAAGCTGGTCATTGACTTTGGAAGATCCAGACCAAGTCCGAGACCAGTCCTGCTAGACGGAGCTGAGGTGGAGGCTGTGAATTCCTACAAATACCTCGGGGTCTGGCTGGATAATAAACTGGactggaaaacacacaccagcTACCTGTATGGGAAGACACAAAGCAGGTTGTACTTCCTGAGGAGATTGCGGTCATTCAACATCTGCAGCAAATTGCTGTGGATGTTTTACAAGTCTGTGGTTGCCAGCGTCCTCTTCTACACTGTGGTGTGCTGGGGAGGCAGCATAAACAAGAGGGACACCTCCAGACTGGATAAACTGATCAGGCGGGCTGGCTCTGTGGTCGGCATGAAGCTGGACCCACTGGTGACGGTGGCAGAGGGGAGGACACTGGACAAACTGCTGGACATTATTGACAATGCCAGCCACCCCTTGCACACTGTCATCAGCAACCAGAGGAGCCTGTTCAGTTGAAGGCTGCTCCTTCCCAAAGTAAAGACCAACAGACTCAAGAACTCCTTTGTCCCTCATGCCATCACACAATACAACTCCTCACTCGGAGGGAAGTAGGAGGAAATAGAATAGAAGTAATAGAAGTAATAGAATAGAAGTAATAGAGTAGAAGTAATAGAGTAAAGAGGAGAGATATAACCTATTCCACTGCTTAATTTGAACtgctaatttatttaatttaactgTCAGCCACCCCTTGCTCAccgtcatttcattttatttattcactatattatatgatattaatCCACAATGtcgtatgtgtatatgtatgtgtatgtatgtatatatatgtgtatgtatatgtttatgcctatgtatatatatatgtatgtgtgtatatgtatatgtgtgtgcatgtgtatatgtatatatacatgtttatttatgtttacatttatttatttatttacatatatttatttatttatattaatcctCTATACAGTTCTCTacatttatcttattttattttacttgaatcCTGTTTTACTTCTATTATTATCTCTACTTTCTATATTagctaagagtttattgtttactgtttactgtttttgtttactttttatagttagttagttaagagtttattgtttatcttatattattattattataattattgtttactgtttactttttgttttactttactttttatagttatctaagagtgtattgtttatcttatattgtatataatttaatattgtgttgtgtttcttctgtaagatactggacaatcaatttccttgagggagtcatcccaaaaggatcaataaaacctaatctaatctaatctaatctaatctatatACTGCAAATACAAAACTGAAGTTAAGGTATGTGTCTTGAGTACATGCTTATTATAGATGAGGttgaagaatatatatattttctttacttGTGACTTGTGATGGTATGAATTATTAAATGGATAGGACTTGCTACAGTAAGTCTAGCACAGTAGTAACACAGTGGTAGTAGTAACACAGTAGTAGCAAATGCATGCGTGTACACATGTGCGCGCGCttcgtgcgcgtgcatgtgtcccTTATTTACGTTCCTGATAGTTGGCAACCCTAGCcctatccctccccccctctacaTCGACAAGGCAGCTGTGTAGAGGGTTCACACATTCAAATACCTTGGCCTGCACCTTACCAACACGCTCACCATGCACACCATCAAGAAGGCCCATCAACGGCTCTACTTTCTAAAGAAGTTGAAGGGGGCAGGCATGTCCACAGCCATACTCAAATCCTTCTATAGGTGTGGGGTGGAGAGTATCCTCCCTTCCTGTATCACTGTGTGGTATTGCAGCACAGTGGCAGAGAAGCAGGCACTACAGCGGGTGGTCAACTCCGCCCAGCGAATCATCGGCTGCAGTTTGCCGTCTCTGTCAACCATCTACATCACCAGATGCAAGGACAGAGCAGCCTCCATCATGAaggaccccacccacccagcacATGGACTGTTTACCCTCCTTCCCTCAGGCAGGAGGTTGCGTATCATCCGGGCAAGGACAACTAGGTTGAGGAACACCTTCTACCTGGATGCTATAAGACTGTTGAACTGCTAAACACCTCTTGATTATGCACTGATTAACTGCACTTATGCACTTTAATATCTAGGACCCCGACTGCTTACCTGATTGCATTTGCGCTTTGACTTTATCAATTTACTTACAAGGAACCTACTGCTGCACTTGTACTCATTAATACGCTGCTAACCTTCTTTAAATATCTTCTtttaatatgtatttttgtatcttagtatgtctttatttatattaatagtTTATTTTAAGTTAAACAAATTATAGGGTTTTAGGTAGCACACTGAGACCAGAGTACTGTATTTCATTTttcatgtaaatataaaaatgacAAGTAAAGCATCCTCGATCCTTGATCCTATATACATAATCACAGCTGTGtaagcctccagacgatattatgaatctcaatcGACCCTGGTTCTTCAACTTcgacatcaatctgaagtataCTGAACCGCTACATGGAGGGGAAAGGGATTGTAGccagcgattgtctcccgccggagccccgctgcccgctgccgaggcaccaccgccttgGCAGCGGGCAGCGTGCCTCGTGGCGGCGGGCAGCAGGACTCCggtgggagacaatcgcgggcaacaatccctttctcctccttgtcgcggttcatgtacttgagggagtcgaagccaaagttcctttctcccccaattccttctcaaccatggctgagataaccccaactacgagtctcgttgtggaaataccagagtcGTCAGAGAgcccaacagcagaacggttatccaaataacaaagaagtgtacaacccttgcgttacagtcctggagctctatatctaaataatatcacactatacatagatatctatatcgtataatacatattatcacggccaaaagctatgggcgcctcgagacgatattatgaatctcaaacaactgcgtcaggttctccgacgtctctggttcaatctgaagtagactgaaccacgacatggaggagaaagagattgttGCCCGTGATTGTGTCCCGCCGGAGCCCCTCTGCCCGCTGACGAGGCACCACCACCTCGGAAGCCAGCAGAActgttatccaaataacaaagaagtgtacaacagtcgtagctcattgtctcattggcgggcaaaGCAGAAAAGGGGAGATAACATTTCCCCGTATGACGACATACGTGGAAAAATCCAAATCGGCGCGTCTGagctgttttttcaaaggcagagcaggatacctagtgctcgttttacacctttTACaccgccatttctagctactttGGGACCATAGTCAGGCTAGgcgaactcatattaatgttagaaaaccccATAAagtgccatgggatctttaatataCCTATTATACCAATGTTAAGAATAATAAGTACCAATAAGTCACTCTCTTATTGTGGCTACCCTACTCCCTGACAGGAGAAGGCGCTGGGTTTTAGACATAGATTACTTTAGGTTTCAGTGGGTGATGTAGGCAAATGAAGACCTGCGCATTATTTgatattatttgattatttgatAACGCAAATCAAGGTCACATGATGAGGATTATTGAAATAACACACATAAAAGAGACTAGAAAAAGGAAATactgcaataaatgttcccggTCTAAAAAATAACACTTGCGCTTGAACCTTTAAACTGTTTTATTCAATGATTATCCCTATAATTGCTTGGCTCTACAACATTTTGTCCAGACTTTGTCCTTTCAAAAAAAATTCTGATAGAACTGTTCCACAAGCAGGTTTTTTAAATTCCATTTTCATATCAAAATAGTGTATAATATTGGTTAAACAGACTTTCATAAAAAGAAATGTTTAATAAACGTGAGGAGTACGAAACAATCAGTATTGGTTTTGTGCCAGGAAGTTTGATGTGAACTTTCAACTACAAAAGAATCAGGTTAACGTTGGTTAACAGAACGTGTTACAGCCTTAACACGACAATAAGAAAGATAACAAAATATGTAACATCTCCTACTCTTTAACAGAGGTGAAGCCAAATGTCAGTATTTTTTGACATGATAAATGCGTTGTTTTTTTGGGACTCAATGTGACTCAATattcttccccttcttcttctccttcatcGCCAACAGTATCGGTGCCCACCTCTTCGTAATCCTTCTCCAGGGCGGCCATGTCCTCCCTGGCCTCGGAgaactctccctcctccatgcCCTCCCCGACGTACCAGTGGACAAAGGCCCTCTTGGCGTACATCAGGTCAAACTTGTGGTCCAGGCGCGCCCAGGCCTCGGCGATGGCGGTGGTGTTGCTCAGCATGCACACGGCCCTCTGCACCTTGGCCAGATCTCCTCCCGGCACCACGGTGGGGGGCTGGTAGTTGATTCCCACCTTGAAGCCGGTGGGGCACCAGTCCACAAACTGGATGGTGCGCTTGGTCTTGATGGTGGCGATGGCGGAGTTGACGTCTTTGGGCACCACGTCTCCGCGGTACAGTAGGCAGCACGCCATGTACTTGCCGTGGCGAGGGTCGCACTTCACCATCTGGTTGGCCGGCTCAAAGCAGGCGTTGGTGATCTCTGCTACCGACAGCTGCTCGTGGTAGGCCTTCTCGGCGGAGATGACGGGGGCGTAGGTGGCCAGGGGGAAGTGGATACGGGGGTAGGGCACCAAGTTGGTCTGGAACTCTGTCAGGTCGACGTTCAAGGCACCGTCGAAGCGCAGGGAGGCGGTGATTGAGGAGACGATCTGACCGATCAGCCTGTTGAGGTTGGTGTAGGTAGGGCGCTCGATGTCCAGGTTCCTGCGGCAGATGTCGTAGATGGCCTCATTGTCTACCATGAAGGCGCAGTCCGAGTGCTCCAGGGTGGTGTGGGTGGTCAGGATGGAGTTGTAGGGCTCCACCACGGCGGTGGACACCTGGGGCGCGGGGTAAATGGCGAACTCCAGCTTGGACTTCTTCCCGTAGTCAACGGAGAGACGCTCCATCAGCAGAGAGGTGAAACCGGAGCCCGTTCCTCCACCGAAGGAGTGGAAGATGAGGAAGCCCTGGAGTCCAGTGCACTGGTCCGCCTGAAAACAATCAGAATCCATGCATCAGTGACACTCGCTTTGGTACATGACCCTAATATACCCTGAATGACTCGTGAATCTTACCAGCTTGCGAGTTCTGTCCAGCACGAGGTCGATGATCTCCTTGCCGATGGTATAGTGGCCGCGGGCGTAGTTATTGGCTGCGTCTTCCTTCCCTGTGATCAGCTGCTCGGGGTGGAACAGCTGCCGGTATGTTCCGGTACGAACCTCATCTGTCAATCGCAAAATAAGCAATGGCACGTGAAAATGTCGTAAAGGAATCAACTGTTGAGATTGGCTGTATTCCGCGAAAAACGGGCAATGTATAGCAGCCCGTCAATGTAAATCCTCTAAAAGTACTTTTTTTGCCACTGACAGGCCCAGATTATAGTATTTAAATATGGACATTTCTTTACCTTTTCATTGACAACATTCTGTTGTTATTGTGTCAAACCAACTTTCGCTCTATCGGAAGTATTGCGAGAGTTGAGTCGTTTGCAGGGAGATTTGCAGGTGAAAACGTgatggagagcaggagagacgagtgtttgtgtggttgggACTACAGAAAGTCTATCTTGGTGTTATCTCAGAGATTTGTGAGAAGGAGCGTTGAGATTGTGTTGACAATAGAAAAATATCATGCAAAAATTAGAtttcagaaagaaagagatgcaAGACTTTGTTTTACAAAATAACAAACAGAAGGGATCAAACCAACAGCAAAGAAACTATTATTATTTCACTGTAGTGATCATCATACTGCTATAATAGCCGGCcagtcgcaccagttactcaagttactcaAGTGTGCATGTGCCAAGCGCGAACGCATATACACCGCAAGCAagcacatgcgcacgaacatacatggaaacgcacacatatgcgcatacactacacacacacacccacaagcacgcgcacacaccgcacatcAACACAAAAGCAGCGacatacacggaagcacacacacacaatcgtaaacacacacacagacacacacaggtaaagacGTTTAACGGCTCTGCCATCGGCACacacgcaggtaagaacacacacgcacgcgcacaccgaagtgacactcgcccaggtaaaaCGTTATATTTTTAAACACGACGACAAATTCTGCCAGGTaacacgttctgtctatagactgtacAAATTGGATAAaataagggaagagacaatttctcacctcgacaagcaatgGCGGCTTGTTCATTTTGTGATGTAAAAATTGTTAAATTCAAGCATTGctccgaccggcatatcaacacagaagtcacgtgattcttaaagagacagcgtccctATAAGACAGAACGAAAATATGtaatattgtaatgtaatattactcctctccttgagcctcccgaaatatCTTTACAcattgttgctcaaacttaatattactctactccttgagcctccccaaatgtcttgcgatattgatatcaccccctcccccctgtggactgttttagttgttttatttttcttattttttgtgtgtatgctatgtgacTGTAGGCAACTGCTGCCTATCTTGGCCAgaacactggaagagatgtttaatcacaATGATGACTATTatttttcaactaaccaatagcagttgccttgcattttaaaatgtcaatgcacttttcagtcctgaataacagtaaagctatttaataattgatttgcatgcatagtatactacagttTACATTgtacaattacccctgttaccatcAATTGAAAAATtgtataatgtaatcaaatgctcacacactggcTGCTTACAGACACACGTGTaaatcctgatattctcctgatgggccgtatgtgtgaacaacatatcctgacatttttagcctgaaaatctcctgaataatttTCCCCtaaggtagtattttctctgtaggaaatgtaaattaccttatatgtgaatgaggaaaGGTCAGTATTTcccacaccacttcagtgggcgtgcTGATGACaattctgcatgtcattgagtggccccccaaatgataatcagcctgttgccttttgttcgctgaatggttaaaaaatattaaattgttggcactgcttttaagagtaaTTTGTGGTGAACTATTGTCATACGTTGTACAATTATAggcaaattattattatagtatgcgctcagaaatgttttacattatcgactggggtttccacattattgctatgggtttaattacaactagaggtggAGCGCGCGGAACTCTAGTTTCCATAATGACATAATGCAATCTGAACCGGTCAGGTGCAAAAACAAGCAGTTTTAGAGGAAGTAAATTGACGTGGTGCTACTTACCCAAATCACTGCTTTGTAGCTCTCTTAAACTGATTACGGCTGAATCGTGCTCGATAAATGCTCTAGCTATCTCAAAAAGGCTGGTCAACATTAGTCCCTTACTTACACCCTAAATGATTGCAAAATAGGATGCGGGTGGAAAAATCCCTTTGAGGAAGTGATAATCAGATTAGATAAGATTAGATTCAACGTCATTAGCAATGTGATCTAACCAGTAGTTCAAAAGAGCAATTAAGGTGCAGTATGAAAATGAATTGTCATATAGCGCAATATAAGTGGTCGTGATGTAGCAATGCAGATTGTGCTACACATAATATAACGTTGTTTTATTCTATTTAGATTCAATTAAATCGTGTCAAAGGATGATACATCATTATAAGATTGAACTATTATTGTGATATTTAGTTCTGGTAGGCATTATTAAGTATGTTCAAAGAATGTAGAGataaagtaggaagtgattagccaACTCTGAGGCGCAAACTcagatgcatatatatatttttgaaaatcacacaTGGAAATGTTcataaaaaaattgttgcatcgagatgcatcgaaaTGCATCCTTAATCGGTctagaatcgaatcgttgacctctgaatcggaatcgaatcgaatcgtgaggtgccaagagattcccacccctattatatactgtatacatataaatgtatatcataccatgtatgttttttttgtgttatcccagttatgtttttttatttttttatcatttaatatttattttaatagttccgggacgttggaacAATAACTTGGGTGTTTcacagtctgcactgtgaatttgaagtaatgttcagtttttgaataaagatgcggcaattacaagtgtttcttttttttatccgattcatcgatgaATCGAAAAATAATCGaccgattaatcgattattaaaataatcattAGTTGCAGCTCTACTACTTCATTCCGTCACCAATgtatacattgcatggtcttgctgtgcgtgcaatacaatgtaaagttacgttgtttgttttcgggctgttttgctaaagaggctaatgtaactaacaataaacaacgactagccaatttcatgataataatgaaattattacaaagacgaacaggaacgctattaacgctccgagaccggaaatgCAACTCAGAAGGCTGGCGTCctaggattcaggaacacaccattaaaACAACACGGTGGCTTCCgttgatctgattggttgatttgtgccttgttccaatatccatactatccgtacttactagcgtaagtttgagtacgtagggcgttccgattcatattgggcgaaaataagtgtactgaaaggacccggatggtgtactcaaaactgaaatcgcgaagtgtgtatgatgtacacttttcgtactcaacggcagccatcttagctacgtagcgcaagagggcagggccaggctgagtcaacgtcggcgcattttccacatagcctacattaatagagtcattttgtcgtttttatagtttatatagctttttatagctgctaggcgcaaagcgggatgtttattgcgggggaggagccgcggcggtagggctgaacgattttaagaaaaaattgaaattgcgatttttctggtagagattgcggtttcgatttcaaccacgatttattttctttaaatcaagtttcagtataaattaatataaccaatgaattccattaaggtaatgcaataatgaaaactgctggcaacagatttcaaatgcaagactgtttattcaagtacctaagaaacaacaaccaaaaaagtcaaataaaaagggagccctctttcttaagtaaacttgcttcaatggctcatcagcatcaaaataattgcacttttgtaaaataaaaaaaaataaaaaaaaaaataaaaaaaacgcagctttgacgatcccaaaatcgtaatgcttgagatcgcgattttcggtcgaaaacgatagatcgttcagccctacgcGGCGGCAGTCGTAATTTCcagttagtgcaccacggagtattcaATTTGGAACAACATTGAGATCAaaaaattagcgcacttagtgagtgcggatagtgcaCTTCGTTGAAGTGTactgatggaagtatggatattggaacacggccttGGTCTGTCTATCACTAACAAGGTGGTGATAGACAGATGGTTTATCCAATCAGCTGACCAGTATTTTCGCCCCTTCCTAAAAGGTTCCCAGATGGATATGCTGAGCAAATGCGAATCAATCCATTTGACGGAGTCAGGTTAACTCTCGGTTGTTTGTTTAATACGGCTAAACCAGAGGTGGTCAAACTACGGCCAGCGAGCCATACGTGGCCCGCGGGCCGTAGTTTGACCACCTCTGGTTTAGCCGTATTAAACAAACAACCGAGAGTTTAAGTGTCTGAGCTCATCATACCGATGACGGTGGGCTCCAGGTCCACGAACACCGCCCGGGGGACGTGCTTCCCCGCCCCCGTCTCGCTGAAGAATGTGTTGAAGGAGTCATCCCCCCCTCCGATGGTCTTGTCGGAGGGCATCTGTCCGTCAGGCTGGATGCCGTGCTCCAGGCAGTACAGCTCCCAGCAGGCATTGCCGATTTGGCAGCCGGCCTGGCCTACGTGGACGGAGATGCACTCACGCTGTTCGGGGGAGAAGTTGATTCAAGACCATGAACGATTTTAGCACTTTCAAACAAACTTCAATATTTTTTTCGTGTAGTTTGGAGCCAGAGTTCGGTAGAGAACAGCCGTTGTTCTGGATAACGGTTGTCGTCAAACTTTTCTACGCCGCAGTGCGAGCCGTGACCGTGATCGTAGCCCTGACAAATATTAACGTCCAAATATTTTTTGAAGTTAAAATGAATTCAAAAACATTTTGGACGTTAACAAAAGTCCCCCACAAATTAACCATTAACCACTCACCCA
The Gadus morhua chromosome 7, gadMor3.0, whole genome shotgun sequence DNA segment above includes these coding regions:
- the LOC115547025 gene encoding tubulin alpha-1A chain isoform X2 — encoded protein: MRECISVHVGQAGCQIGNACWELYCLEHGIQPDGQMPSDKTIGGGDDSFNTFFSETGAGKHVPRAVFVDLEPTVIDEVRTGTYRQLFHPEQLITGKEDAANNYARGHYTIGKEIIDLVLDRTRKLADQCTGLQGFLIFHSFGGGTGSGFTSLLMERLSVDYGKKSKLEFAIYPAPQVSTAVVEPYNSILTTHTTLEHSDCAFMVDNEAIYDICRRNLDIERPTYTNLNRLIGQIVSSITASLRFDGALNVDLTEFQTNLVPYPRIHFPLATYAPVISAEKAYHEQLSVAEITNACFEPANQMVKCDPRHGKYMACCLLYRGDVVPKDVNSAIATIKTKRTIQFVDWCPTGFKVGINYQPPTVVPGGDLAKVQRAVCMLSNTTAIAEAWARLDHKFDLMYAKRAFVHWYVGEGMEEGEFSEAREDMAALEKDYEEVGTDTVGDEGEEEGEEY
- the LOC115547025 gene encoding tubulin alpha-1C chain isoform X3 — translated: MRECISVHVGQAGCQIGNACWELYCLEHGIQPDGQMPSDKTIGGGDDSFNTFFSETGAGKHVPRAVFVDLEPTVIDEVRTGTYRQLFHPEQLITGKEDAANNYARGHYTIGKEIIDLVLDRTRKLADQCTGLQGFLIFHSFGGGTGSGFTSLLMERLSVDYGKKSKLEFAIYPAPQVSTAVVEPYNSILTTHTTLEHSDCAFMVDNEAIYDICRRNLDIERPTYTNLNRLIGQIVSSITASLRFDGALNVDLTEFQTNLVPYPRIHFPLATYAPVISAEKAYHEQLSVAEITNACFEPANQMVKCDPRHGKYMACCLLYRGDVVPKDVNSAIATIKTKRTIQFVDWCPTGFKVGINYQPPTVVPGGDLAKVQRAVCMLSNTTAIAEAWARLDHKFDLMYAKRAFVHWYVGEGMEEGEFSEAREDMAALEKDYEEVGTDSVNEEDEGEEY